Proteins from a single region of Dysosmobacter acutus:
- a CDS encoding M20 family metallopeptidase — protein sequence METKVFERSAVIELLSDLVKIQSPYFQEHEVMEYTNKWFQRNGIPSSIHSYIEDKVTHFRGENVVTQIQGKRLGPKICFNGHLDTVELCNGWTKNPWGELDGDRFYGVGSVDMTGGVVAQMLAIKAFYEKHKNDFCGEIIGTFVSDEEGPYGLGTDAVLNSGILDGTDAVIICEPNAAFCDVDFPSVSLGCHGIFSLNIELHGMPAHASKPNEGVNAITDAAKVIIEIEKIKYRIDPQMGKSVSCVLGIENNGEPCSVPEYAKINIIRHTVPGDTKETVEKEIVDAIKYADIKCKWKINFREAPSKDTDGFLAYTVAEDNAYTKQLLTCVKDGCGMAPSVTYFTGCCDGCYLSDRLNGVPVYLFGPTGEKYHGSDEYVTISSIIATAKTLYGFLERTLLA from the coding sequence ATGGAGACAAAGGTTTTTGAGAGAAGCGCGGTAATAGAATTACTGTCTGACCTGGTAAAGATTCAAAGTCCATATTTTCAAGAGCACGAAGTGATGGAGTACACAAATAAGTGGTTTCAGCGCAATGGTATACCTTCGTCTATCCACAGCTATATAGAGGATAAAGTTACGCATTTTCGTGGTGAAAATGTGGTGACGCAAATACAAGGCAAACGCTTGGGCCCAAAGATTTGTTTTAATGGGCATTTAGATACTGTGGAACTTTGCAATGGGTGGACAAAAAATCCCTGGGGCGAATTAGATGGGGATAGATTTTATGGTGTGGGCTCCGTGGATATGACGGGTGGAGTAGTAGCCCAGATGCTGGCGATAAAAGCCTTTTACGAAAAACATAAAAACGATTTTTGCGGAGAGATTATTGGGACGTTTGTTTCCGACGAGGAAGGCCCATATGGATTGGGAACGGATGCTGTGCTCAACAGCGGCATACTTGACGGGACGGATGCTGTCATAATCTGTGAACCCAATGCCGCTTTTTGTGACGTGGATTTCCCCTCTGTCAGTTTGGGCTGTCACGGTATCTTTTCGCTCAATATTGAATTGCATGGAATGCCCGCACATGCATCGAAGCCCAATGAGGGAGTAAATGCAATAACTGATGCTGCTAAAGTAATTATAGAAATTGAAAAAATAAAGTATCGTATAGACCCACAAATGGGGAAAAGTGTGAGCTGCGTCTTGGGGATAGAAAATAATGGGGAGCCATGCAGCGTACCAGAATACGCAAAAATAAATATCATTCGGCACACAGTTCCGGGTGATACAAAAGAGACGGTTGAAAAAGAAATTGTGGATGCAATCAAATACGCCGATATCAAATGCAAATGGAAGATAAATTTCCGTGAAGCGCCAAGTAAAGATACAGACGGCTTTTTAGCTTACACAGTAGCTGAAGATAATGCTTACACAAAACAGCTGTTGACTTGCGTAAAAGATGGCTGTGGTATGGCTCCAAGCGTCACGTATTTTACAGGTTGCTGTGATGGGTGCTATCTAAGCGACCGTTTAAATGGAGTACCGGTATATCTGTTTGGCCCAACAGGAGAAAAATATCATGGAAGCGATGAATATGTCACCATTTCATCGATAATAGCGACGGCAAAAACCTTGTATGGTTTTTTGGAAAGAACTCTTTTGGCATAA